From Cercospora beticola chromosome 6, complete sequence, a single genomic window includes:
- the CLAH7_2 gene encoding Minor allergen Cla h 7 (CAZy:AA6), with the protein MARPPKIAIIYYSAYGHTKLLAEAEARGIKATGGQVDIWQVPETLSEEVLAKMHAPPKDSNYPVLDSQEILEQYDGFLFGIPTRYGTWPAQWRALWDQTGGLWSRGALWGKYAGLFISTAAPGGGQESTAIAAMSALAHHGMTYVPLGFKTVSHILSDISEVRGGSAWGAGTFTAADGSRQPSAKEIELAEAHGKQFYEAVARVNFE; encoded by the exons ATGGCACGTCCTCCAAAGATCGCAATAATCTAC TACTCCGCCTACGGCCACACAAAACTCCTCGCAGAAGCCGAAGCCCGAGGCATCAAAGCCACAGGCGGCCAAGTCGATATTTGGCAAGTCCCCGAGACGCTTTCCGAAGAAGTTCTTGCCAAAATGCACGCGCCTCCCAAAGATTCCAACTATCCGGTTCTTGACTCGCAGGAGATTTTGGAGCAGTATGATGGCTTTCTCTTTGGGATTCCGACAAGATATGGCACTTGGCCGGCACAGTGGAGAGCGCTGTGGGATCAGACGGGAGGGTTGTGGTCGAGAGGCGCGTTGTGGGGGAAG TATGCCGGTCTATTCATTTCCACAGCAGCTCCTGGCGGCGGACAAGAATCGACGGCTATCGCGGCGATGAGTGCACTCGCACATCACGGGATGACTTACGTTCCGCTTGGCTTCAAGACTGTGTCTCATATTTTGTCTGACATTTCGGAAGTTCGGGGTGGTTCTGCTTGGGGAGCGGGAACGTTCACTGCAGCTGATGGTTCCCGCCAGCCTTCGGCAAAGGAGATTGAGCTGGCTGAGGCGCATGGCAAGCAGTTCTATGAAGCTGTCGCACGAGTCAATTTCGAGTAG